TTGTTCTGAAAGATTAATTCTAATACACTTCTTGTTTACTAATTTCGAGAGATTGTAAATTATACTTGTTTTTCCTACGCCGGGCTCGCCTTCTAGTAAAAGGCCTTTTTGGACTACAAGAGCGCGGAGAATTTGATTTAAATTGTAAAGAGTCGTTTGATTTTGGAAATCAAACGAGACATGACAAGATTTTGAAATACAAAAggaatttaaaattataaaatcttctGTTTCCTTAAAATCACTAGtgtcaaaatatttttcgtCATTCTTTCCTAAATTAAACTCTGAATTATATTCGTCTTTTGTTGTTTTATGTCCTGAGGTAAATGCTAATTGATAGGCTTCTTTTGATATTGTGGCATCAGAAATATCATTTCTGATTTTTACTACACCAGGTACTTTTTGTTTcatagatttataaaattcacAAAATAACTCGTAATTTCTTAAAGAAGATTTCGTCTTGatcatattttcataaaaaactgGTCTCTGTATCCCATGCTTAATTAGCATCATATCAAAAATCTTAtgaatttcttcatttgGTAAATCATAATAAATCTCTGTAAATCTATTTCTTAAAGCAGGACTTAATTCTCTTTTACCAAAATCATTGCCTGGGTTCATCGTAGcaacaataataaaatcatcATGTGCTCTAAAATTCTCATCAATTTCTGTAACAAATATTTCTCTTTTATCTTCTAAAAGACTATTAAGTCTTTCTAAGACCGCATCTTCTGccaaatttatttcatcaattaagaaaaaatgtcCATTTTTTACTGCTTCAATTAGTGGGCCATTTTTCCATTCTATTTTTCCTTGATCTAAAGTGAAATTCCCTGTGAAATCTGAACTTTCTATTCCACTGTGcatatttgtaaatacgaaatttctatttaaatatttcgcCAAAACTTCACAGATTTTAGTTTTTCCTATTCCTGTTTCGccaattaataaaattggttctttacaaaaaattgcagctttcaataattttataattttcaaaagaCTTGGTGTCAAAATTATGTCTTTTGAGATATTGGCAATTAATTCATTGTCAATTCtgaaaatatcattttcagaataatcaaaattaaacttttctaatttgttaaaaacttctctaaaaatatctaatactttttctttatctAAATAATTTCTCTGTCTTTCATAAATTATTGATAAGCCTATTTCATAGACTTCAAACATCGTCTTTGGAATTCTATTGGCccatttaaataaatctcTTAATGTCATTAAACTATCAATATTCCTTAAATTCTTCAATttagtataaatttttatcatgtTCGTGCAAAAACTCTTTggtaattttgtttttatatgtaaaatttctaataattctAAATCAGTTTTCTCtccaaaaaatatttctataaatctATTTCTAAAAGCTTTACTGATTCCTTTTCTACCACCATATTCAATATTCTGTGTAGCAAATAATCTGAAATCAGGATGTGCTTTAATTAATTCATCATTCTggtttaaatatatttcctTATTATCATCTAATAATCTATTTAAAACTTCTAATACGTCACTTTGGGCCAAATTTAATTCATCCAAAATGACCCACCATCCTTTTCTTATGGCTTCTATGAAGACactttctttaaatttaattccTTTTGGTGTTGCAATGTAATTTCCTAAATAATCTGAGGCTTCAGTGTGTTCATGATTATTAAATCTGATGACCTTAcgattttgtttgtttgccaaataaaatataatactaGTCTTACCAGTAGAAGTGTCCCCTTGTAGAAGAATTGGACAATTTAACAAAATGCTAATTTTTAAGTCATACATCATTATTTGTGTTTTTGGTGTCAAAATGTATCCACAATCTTCATAAGTAGGCaaaatcttattttctatagaactaaataaagaagacaACTTAGAATAAATCACAGATCTACTTTGTAGATCAAATTGTGTCAAAATGAATACTGAAAATATATccataatatttatatttctattaTTCTTAATTGCATTTAAACATCTAATTAAAGTTCTTCCGGAAATTAAAGGCTCAATTTTGTTGGTCAATTCTTTGTTTCTTATTCCTTGTTTAATTTcgtaaaatatttctgataatttttcaatttctttttcttctaaaatattctgCACATAATTTGCTATGACTGCTTTTATATCGAAAATATTGCTAGTAAAATCGTAAAAAGTcacataattaaaattatgagAAATGAAATTCTTCTTTCCATGATCATTTCCTGGATTCATACAAGCaaataacataaaattCTTATGGATTTCTATTTTCTCTACATTTTTCCtttcataatttattacttctttttttgataaaagtGAGTCTATCATTCCTAAAGTCTCGTCATTGCACAAATTAATTTCATCTAAAAGAATCCAAAAACCATTTTTCATGGCTTCTACTAAAATTCCATCTttccaaataaaatttgtcTTGTTTTGTATGCATTTTTCTAAGAAATCCACTTCTTCGTCATTTACTTTctcttttaaatcttttattaatattttattatcaaatattttcgGCTTACTAATTAAATGCTTGTTATACAAATCTgtaattcttttttcaatatcaaAACTGCCGTATCCACCAATAAGATCATAACCATCTACATCTGGTGACATATTGACAactttcaaatttatttcttgatcgaaatattttctagaattattacaaatatattgtaCTAAAGAAGTCTTTCCTACTCCTGTTTCTCCTATCAAAAGACTatatttcttcattttgatattattcaaaatattcCTAATTGCTAATTTATAGGCATaagtttttacaatattaaaatcaaaaataacaaCATCAGGAAAATAATTGAGATTTAAAGTTGATAACAACTCTTCTGAATCgtgatttaaaaataatgttactaatttatcataaaacTCTAATCTTGCTTCATgtgaatttaaaattttttcatccAATAATTTATGCAACtgaaaaatctttttatagtGGAAAATGCgtaaatttgtttgtttcgACAAACAAAGTGTCGACCCATTATAACAGTCAAAATTTCCAGACATACAAAATTTGTTACAAtccatatttttattatgatcACATTTAGTATTAAcatttgaatttaataaatgtatTACATTTtccataatattttcaagtTTCTTTggatatttaaaaagcGTATAATTTACTGGTcccaaaaaataaatgtcattatttttaaatttttcttttgatgtaaaaaaaatattaaaatttttttctgcaaaaatttcttcatttttgttatttacgatttttctgttttttataactgaatttaaaaagaattgtagattataattttgatcaatatttttaaataaaatgtttagtcctttttttaaagcagTAATTAGAATTCCTTCTACGTAGTTTATTTCTCCATTTTCTATTGCATAAAATCCTGATAGATTTCTAATATCAGAAATTTCTCTGGAGTCGATTattattagatttttaataattgatTTTAGAAATCTTGTTTTTCCAATTTCTCCGTAAATGCAAATTGgtatttttagatttttgtAAGATTCCATGTCTTTTAGGAGAtctttgtaattttttataaaattgtgCGTTAAGTCTTCGTTCATTTACCCTCtccaaataattttttatttatagctGAAAAAAAAgtggaaaaaataaaaaaagattttattttattttaactgCTTAGTTTTAGGAAAAAAAGTGGTACTACAATTATTGAgttatttaataatgtttAAGACATATAGTTTGAATTTTAACTATATTGTTATCTTgtatctttaattttattatttctaactatataattttgaaatttagactattttatcaatattttcttgtattGAGTTAATATTTCATGGTCTTAATAAAAGATGACATGCTTCTTTTAGAAATCTCTACAATTTCAAATTAAGttgattaaataaataattatttttgctattattatagatattataaataaaaacattgtGATGTAAACATTTCCAGATATATCATAAGGGATTTCATCTGtttcattttcatttttagaTTGTTCCTTAATGCTAACAATATCTGTCTTCTCTTGTGTGCTCGTATTATTGGAACTGGTTGCCATGACTTTAGTTTTGGCACTATTTGGAGTGTCAATGATAATCCTCTGGTTGGTAGCTGAAGATGAATCTTTCTGTAGCTCTTTATCTCTAGTTAAACTCTGaactctttttttaatatttgaaattacatctccatttttatattcataatCATCTTCACTTGTTTCACTATAATCTTCACTTGTTTCACTATCACTTACACTTAGTGCACAAagtaatataaaacaaaatatcaaaattttcataatgGAATAGATAAcatttcttatataaatcaaatgaatgatgtaataaaaaaggaggAAAACTCTTTAATCGTCAGTATTATTAGAACACATAATTAATACATTGTCTTATAGAGAGTTTGATTCTGTCGTACCTCCTGCGGAAGTACAACTCCAATAAAGATAAGTTTTGAGTAAATAGTTTATTTCTCTTATCTTCCATACCCCTAAGTATggaattttcttttatagttttttttgtttgtttacagGGTAAACAAATCAagaaatgtcaaaaatgaTATGTTTGACATGTGGGATACCACATCCTACCCTCTTCTTTTAATGTCCTTTATGTGGATCCAGTTGCCTCCTTCTTCTACTTTAACCCAGTTTCCTTTCTTCCCAACCTCTTTGATCGTACAGGgtcttttatattgttcATCCATTTTCCCAGCTTTGAAATCTCTTACAAATActttatcatttatttttaattttttatcgttATTCTGGTTCAGTGTGGCTGGAACTGATTTGTATTTTGGTTCCTTTAGGTTGCTTTGTCGTCTGAATGGGTCAAAAAAGCTGTATTGTTTCTCTAATTCGAATGGAGAACATCCAATAGTTCTTTTGTAATTTACGTTAAGTTTaatgttaattttatttgttatgtCGTTGATGTTATTTAGCTTGTTTATCCTTAGACATTCAGCTATTATACTGTTTTGCCTTTCTGCCATTCCGTTGCTTTGTGGATGGTATATTGGAGTGTTAACGAGTTTAATTCCTTTACTTTTCTCATATTTTTCTCTGAGTTTTTCTCCGGTAAATTGTGTGCCATTGTCcatgataattttttctggCTGTTGAAATTCTTGTATCCATTTATctatacattttattattgtatcTTCCGTTATGTTATATAGAAGGTATACCCTTGAAATTCTTGAGTAAACGTCTGTTATGCAAAGGTAATAAGCCTTATAATGGATTGTATCATgttcaaaattttcaagTTCAAATGGTCCAAATATGTCCATGGCTATTGTTCCGTAAATTTTATCAGATTCGATCTGTAATTTCTGAGTTTTGACTTTCTCTTTCTTATTTAAGTTACACATTCTgcaattttttgttattgctattattttgttcttTAATCCAATTATGTTGTAGAAAGGAGAGAGATTCTTGTTTAATACTACGATTCCTGGGTGGCCGGCTAGTTCATGTATTTTTgttagaaaattttctgCTTCGGTGTTTTTGATCATTATTTTGTCatctttatttctttcCCAGTTTTCCTTTCCGGATTTATCGtctgatattttttctacatATTGTTCTATTATATTCGTAAGGTTATTTCCATGTCTGacattttctattttaaaacatcttGATAGGTAGTCAGCTACTGAGTTATTCTCTCCTGCGATTTGTTTTATGCAGTAATTGTGCTCTATCATCATCGCGTCCCATCTTTCTATTCTTCTGCTTATTTTGCTTTTAAATAGACAATTCCTGTTATCTGTATAGATTTCGACGTAATTTCCGAGTACTATGTTTCTGCACTTATCCATCGCGTATACTATTGCAAAGTATTCTTTTTCCACTattgtataatttctttcagttttattaaatttcatgcttatatttaaaattattccGTGTTCTTGTGATAGTACTGCGCCCATTCCTAGTTCAGAGGCGTCGCAATGTagtgtaaattttttactgtAGTCTGGCAGTACTAGATGGCTATTGTTCTTTAGTGTACTTactaatttgtttattattagaTTGTCTTCTTTTGTTAGCTTGacttttttttcgtttCCTTTTAGCTTTTCGGTTAAGCTTAGAATTTCTAGACTTAAGTTTGGAATGTATTTTCTGTACCAATTAAATATgccaattattttttgcaGGTCTTTTTTAGTGTGGCATTTCATGTTTTCTGTTAGTTTACAGTCTTTCGTGAGAGGGTACATTTTTCCGTTAAAAATTCTTGTTCCTAGGATTTCGGTGTCCTTTGTGCAAAACTCTGATTTTGCgaaatttacatttacaTTGTAATGTTTCAATCTTGTGAACAGTTCTTTAAGCGTATTGAGGTGTGATTCGTAGTCCTTTGTGGCAATTATTATGTCGTCTATATATACTGAAATGTTATTTATCCCGAAAAGTATTTTGTTCATGATTTTCTGAAAAGCTTTTGgtccattttttaatccaAAAGGAAGTCTTTTGTACCTGAATGTTTTACCAAATATCGAAAATGCTGTCCATTTTCTGCTATTTTTTGCTAGGAGTAATTGATTAAACCCGTTTGTCAAGTCTAATTTGCTTATTACTTCGCTTTTACCAAGTTGATAAATAATATCGTCCATTTTGGGTATTATTTCCACTTCATCTTCAACAaagttatttatttctctaTAGTCTACTATTAATCTCATTTTcccatttttctttttcttaaaaaatgcGGGACTTGTGTATCTTTCATTACATTCTTCTATTATGTCAGCGGTTATAAGTCGTTGTATTTCGGCTATTGCATCTTCTTTAAAGTTTGATGGTACGGCATAGTTAATTTTCTTACATTTTATGTCGTTGTTTGAAACTTGTAATTTAACGTGATCTGTGTTTATAGGACAATTTTCTTTGATttctcttttataattatctaTAATTTCCCTAAGTCTTTCTTCTTCCTTAGTGATAAGTATTTTTCCTGGGGGTTTTTTGAGTTCTGTTTCTTCTGCATttgttttcatatttaCGGTTGCGTTGTTCCAgattattttctttcttgTAAAATCTAATATAATATCGTTTCTCGATATGAAATCTCTACCAAGTATAATATTGACTGGTaggttttttaataagtaAAATTCGATCTTGCATGTCTCGTTTTGAtcctttaattttaagtcGAGTTCTATTGTAGTGTTAGTTTTTTCACTAGATTTATTACCGAACATTACCTGGATCTCTTTGTTTTCTCTAATGGTGATGTTCCATTGTTCTACGAGGTCTGCTTTTATAAAGTTTAATCCTGCTCCGCAGTCTATAGTTCCTGTTGACTCATGTTTTGTGTTGATTATGAGTGGGATATCGAGTTGTTCGACAATGTTAggattttctaaaataacATAGTTTAAagagtttttattttccctGGGCTCTGAAGTCTTTCTcgttgtattttttaaattttgattggTATCGGGAACTACTGTCTTTTTGTAGTTGTTGAATTTTTCGTGTTTTACTTTGCTCATATTCGATCGATTTGTTTCATTGCTTTGCCCGCAGTCTCTCGTTGTATGTCCCAAAGTTTTGTGGACTTTACACCATTTTTTCATGAATCTTATACCTGAGGTGTTATTTAGCTTTCTCGGTATGTTAAATCTTGTTATTATGTTTTCTTCAATTCTTTTTAGGGCTGGTATGATTTCGGGTAGTGTTTCGAAGTTTTGTTCCTCGAGATATCTTACTGTTTCTAAGCCTAGTCCTCTGTATAGAGATTCCTTTGATCTTCGTTCATATTCTTTCATGCTACAGTTGGATACTTTACTGTAGATAGTTAATCGATTCATGATTTCGTTTACATAGTCGTCGAAGAAGATGTGGTCAGTCTGTTTGAGATTACTCAGTTCTGCTATTAAGTTCTCGACCCTTTTCTGTGAAAATACTTTGGACAtgatgtattttttgttctcTTCATAATCATCTTTCAATTTGGTTTTATCTATAATCTGATCTTCTATAAGATCGTATAAAAAGAGCCTTTTAGTTTCTTCATTCCATTGGTTCCTTTGGAAAATTTCTTCGATCTTTTTGAACCATCCTAGTAGATCGATTTCGAATATGTCGTTGATCAGTTCTATATTCTTAGTGATTCCTAGATCCACTTCACCTGTCTTAATTCTTATGGTGACTACTTTTGTTTCTTGAATTTTGGAGTTGTGCCCTGCGATTTCTCTTCCTCGCGTGGGTGGGAGttcattatatttgtaCTCTCTTATTGAATTCAATATGTCGTACCTCCTGCGGAAGTACAACTCCAATAAAGATAAGTTTTGAGTAAATAGTTTATTTCTCTTATCTTCCATACCCCTAAGTATggaattttcttttatagttttttttgtttgtttacagGGTAAACAAATCAagaaatgtcaaaaatgaTATGTTTGACATGTGGGATACCACAGATTCACATtgaaaacattaaaattataaataaaaaaccgTATACGAAAGgcgcaaaaaaaaaaaactaaggCAAATAATTCAAGTCAAGAGGCTACAATTTTCTAGAAACTATAATTTCTAACatgacaaaaaatattctagcAGTCTATTTTGAGTGTTCTCTTTAGTCTTACATGCTATTCGTAATTGTCGTTTGACTTCGATAAGAATATTATACCTTTTTTAGCAGTAAAAAAAGGTTAAACATTTACGTAGGAACTAAAGACTCTTCGATTACGATCCTCGTCTGATAAATGCTGtcagatttttatttcgtaatttaataaatttgcCGCATGACTTTCTCTCCGGGACCAATATCGCGtccaaaaaatttatgaaaaaaaaaaaattctggATAATTGCATACAccaaattaaatataatactgACGGGAAGAAGAACAATTATATGTATAACGCAGGCGACTCTACTAATCACCTCCCCCAACTTTTATGGATGTTTTTACGGTATTTCACGTAATATTGGTCAACCTGTTACATGTGAACTAAATTTAGTGTATATGAGACAATTTTGCTCTACTTCGTCTAGTCTCTTTTTtcgaaaaatttttattaatatgcGCCATCAAAAGACTTTGAAACCCCCAAGTAGTACTATACATATCAAAAAGTAACATTTAATTTACATTATTTCGGCCGTAAGGTGTGTTTTAAAGCCTTAACTAAATTTTCGTATAGCTTGCTACGCACAAGTTTCATGCGCTAACATTTTATATCATTTGAGAAGGTCCAACCTAACACTATTCcagaaaatttaatgttGCTAGTTGGAATATGAAcacaatattttatgtatcaACAAAATGCTTCaaatactaaaaataaattttttttgttcggtaatagttaaaaaaattgtaagttGAGAGATaatctaaatatttagacAAGATCAGGAATAGGCCTATTCGAAAATAATGACAATccattaaataaaacatcATTTGTAGTATAATATAACAGGAAAGTAAGCTTACGATTGAAAGAAGAGAAAAGAGTTAGGTAAAATCGACTAGAAGAggaaaaagaatataaattaagaaaagATCTAGATTGAACGGcttatacaaaataaaaattacaaaaataaataaatctcgtggtatataaaaattttaatgttgataatttaaaaatttaattactaGTCTAAAAAAGTGGTACtatatcataaaaagatatttagGAAGACAGGTGGTTCGTAATCAATAGACGAATgtacaaatattaatataaataacagACACGAAAATTCAATGCGCCgtgtaaaaattatattagtttggcaataaaatcaataataCTATAGATCTCTTAAGAACAGAAAAAATGTAGAAAACCACAGTGGAAAGAATTACGACATGCTAATAAACACAAGAGATGTATTAGaactacaaaaaaaaatttacataaaagataaaaaactcCGCTTAAATTTGTATGTAAATCTAAGAATGGTGCaaagaatttaaatttctaactaaaaaaaatatggtTGGTGTATTATAACGTGAAGAATTTCCTGACTATAACTAATTTTagtttaaataaatttttaaaaaaaaaataatcataaaacgaattttttaattacaaaaaaagagtTTGAACAATTGacaatgaaaattttagacAAATTCGCTTTAAAAATGAGACATTGTTAAAAACAAGCTAAAAAACGCACAGGGGAAATTTTGTTTGGCaataatgaaaaagaaGCTAATCTAATCCAATGACAGGAAAGGTCCCAATAGTCTTGatgaatatatatataggCCGTCTTGTAACCAATCttagataaattttgtCGATCCATACACATTTGTACAAAAAAGACAATGAAAGAATGTGGACGATTGGAAACAACATACACCAATtagaaagaattaaaaatcgAAGGTTTTCAAATCTAGTACGTTTTAGTTATTATACCGGGGGTTTGAACGTATGCTTGagaatttaatataatctttgtttttttaaaaattaattttattaaaaattcgatttcttttttaattagtCTCAATCAATGGTTTGGTCTGAAATTTATTTCGAAATATGTATATAGACGACTGTgacattataaaaataagttttttttttgaatcaGACgaatttacttttttttttaattgtaaaacacattcattttttctaaataatatCTATTTCTAGAAACATTAAAGATTATATCTTGTGTTTtaccaataaaaaaaagccagaaaaaaattaaacttgcaaaaaaacaatataaaagaagtGGTTAATAATGGCACCAATAGTTAACTAAACTCAGTAGATACTTCTTTGGGACTAATAGATCtctgtaaaaaaatgtgcGACATTTTGATCTAGCATATTAAGAGTTTAGTTAGAAATGATAtatcaattaaaaaaaagttacaAAGATCGgcaaaaacaatttaataaaaacgaATAAGATATGGGGTTGTGGGGAAATTGGTTTATACTTTAAATGCCAAGATATGAGTTCTCAGTCGTCTGTGAAAAAAGAAGTTTTGACATCAAGTTCTGCCGAGTATAATAGACTCAAAGAGGTTTTAAGATCTCGAGATAGAATATAAGATTTATAAGTCAAGAAAGgagatgataaaaaataaagtatatTGCCAATTCCTGATTTCGTTACATATactatagtaaaaaaagacgaggcattttttttaggaatcaaaaaaaaaaattgccaGTCTAATAGACATATCAAAAAGCCACAACGaatgtaaaataatataattaatgtAACAGCGAGATGAATCTATATTTTGGCAGTTAATAAGATTAAATATGTGGGGGAAAtgcttaaaaaatagacaaTATACAATACATTgttgaaattataaaaaaacttaattttaaaaacgtTGGATAAATCTATTAATTAAGAAAATTGTGCTTGATTACAAGTAGAATTAAACATATAAGTGTAGCACGAACATATCatcaaaaaagaaaaggtaTTATTGGTGttatgaataaaatataaggAATACAAAATGTgaataaatgtttaaaatacaCAAATTATTGTACCTTGAGATATATGAACTATATTTGTTGTATTGGTAAGAAggttttttgtatttactGTGTTATATTAGCACAAGGGgatattatgaaaaatgtcatttaaaacaaacaaatctTAAAGTAATtacatttaaaagatttatgtcgtaatttaaaacaagaGGAAAGTCACGGACAAGAAAAAGGAGTTTTGTGATGATAAAATGAGGATGCTTTGTAGTATGCTGAGCATTTATCATAGCAATATAGATGATAAATCTGATTTTTAACCGGGGAGTTGGACGAGGCTGCATTATAAAAAGCAAATGGAATTATTTTAAGGTCAGGCGAACGAATGATTTGagaaaaaactttttaattctcATATTGTTGTAAAACGTTTTCTATTCAAGCTGTTATGATATAACAGAATTATTTATACTGGgtgttttagaaaaaatacagAACGTAGTCTTAAAGAATCAAAAAATCAGAGCGTCaaacaatataaacatGTGGGtttaatgaaatattaaaggAAGATTTAGGATTgtcttttttgttaaagtacataataaaaaaaactaaggAAAGGATTTAAGATCCAATAGTTAAAGTTTATAATGTTGTAAAACGTAGAATACCGTTGAAAGGGGAATGACATTAGTCATTcgtttaaatattattgtaaatactaattgataatatttaaagagaAAAGTTTTTGcaacttataaaatatttttatttatgtcagctcaataatttttatttttaaataaaaggcgtactatataaaagaaCATACAAATCATTAACTAacaaacataaaatataaatgagACCTATTTCtaaagatattaaaaatacaactAAAAatccttttaaaaaaacccATAATATTGAACGAGTTTTCTTGGTAGTATTTTGTTCTTCTATTTGTTTAGCTTCGCTTGGCgagattttttcttttatactAGGTTTGGTGGGTCTCTCGCCCTCTTGTGTACCTTCAGAAGAATCGGAAGTACTTGTACCAATTTTTTCAGAGCCATTTTGGAGTCGTGTTGTTTTAACTCCAAATATTCTGTCGCCAGTGGTATAAAACactttttcaatattttctgttcttctttcattttcattttctgTCATTTTCCTTACATCTTCCTGGAAATTTGatatacaaattttaaaaaatataattattatatacatAGTCTAATAATggacattttttttatcaatcaAAGGAGTTTGTATTATTTAAGGGGAACTCCTTTATTTATCAACATTATAagaatatttgtttattaaaatgtaaattcGCTTCATAAAGGAGGTTTGCTCCCCAGCGatacaagaaaaataattataaaataaaatatcgaaaaaaaaacacgTTTACATAcactttcttttattttgattttaagtGTCAAactcctttttttaaaaggggtaaaaagtatttaaaaaaaaaaaatttagaattcAATGAATTTCTTAAAGTCAAAGATCTCAATTATCTgctttttattgttaataAGATCTAAAGAACCATCAACTCAAGAAAATGATGAATTTAGTCAAAGTTTAgcaaatattgtaaaagcTCAAGTGATCaaagaaattaaacaaTTAGAAGATGAAGGACAAAAAGCGGTGAAAGATACAACAGAAGGATTAATTGGTAGTCAAAGTGGTACATCTTCAGATTAAAACGCTAAAAACCTAAAGATTTATTgacaaataaattcttttctAAAAGctataattttgtttatttttatatgctACTAGCGTACGTTTTCCTTGTTTTAAAAgcgaatttatttaatatgtgGTATTATAATTGCCacaaacaaattattttttatttctttataatttacatttttggAAATAAACCATTCGACTGATCCATTTCAAGAATTAATTCGTTTTTTGATTTCAACCCTCACCCAAACAATCAGGATGAGAAAAAACAACAGGAAAATTAGTAACTATTACCAATGGGATACAATCCCAAGGACAAGTGAGGACGctatgaaatttttatcccCACTCAAATGATCAATGTAGCCATCTGccaaacaataaaaaaaaaat
The DNA window shown above is from Vairimorpha necatrix chromosome 7, complete sequence and carries:
- a CDS encoding putative SP-containing membrane protein; its protein translation is MKILIFCFILLCALSVSDSETSEDYSETSEDDYEYKNGDVISNIKKRVQSLTRDKELQKDSSSATNQRIIIDTPNSAKTKVMATSSNNTSTQEKTDIVSIKEQSKNENETDEIPYDISGNVYITMFLFIISIIIAKIIIYLINLI
- a CDS encoding putative SP-containing protein, encoding MNFLKSKISIICFLLLIRSKEPSTQENDEFSQSLANIVKAQVIKEIKQLEDEGQKAVKDTTEGLIGSQSGTSSD